TTATCACCTTTATGTCAAGTCCAAGACGATCTTTTACCATCTTGAGAAAGTCCTTCGCATTTTTTGCCTTCCTCAAAACGGCTGTACCGACAGCTATAACCTTGTCCACATTTAAATTTTGTACTATGCGCATGTAATCTTCCAGTGCCTGAAGTGTCTCTTCCATTCTATCCTTCTGTAAAAGCTCTGAACTGTTTGCTCCAGCACTCAAAGCGGTAATTTTGCCCTCCTCGTAAAGATAGTTTAGGCTTTCTTTTACCTCAGCTACACTGAGCCTGCACGAATAGGACCCTACATCTATAACCGCTATCCTCAACTCAAACTCCTTAAGTAAGGATTGAAAACTCTTTCGTGTCCTATAGTTGTTTCATCATAATGTCCACATACGACAAGTGTATCATCGGAAAGCTCATTGAATATCCTAAAAAGTGATCTCCTGAGATCTTCCAAACTGCCACCCGGCAAATCCCATCTACCCACGCTACCTCTGAAAAGTAAGTCTCCCGCTATGAGGGTTTTGTATTCATCTATATAAAGACAGCAAAGTCCAGGTGTGTGTCCGGGTGTGTGGAGTATGCGGAGCTTTATCTTTCCTAAAGTTAGTTCTTTCCCATCCTCCAAAAAGTCATCAGGTTCTGGGCATGGCAAATTAGCTCCGAGTTGTTTTTCAAGCCCAGGCCAGATGGGATCGTTTATAAGGAAGAGATCCTCTCTATGCATGTAAAAAGGTACTCCAAATTTCTCTTTTAATGTCCTCACTTGACCAATGTGATCTATATGTCCGTGAGTGCATACGATAGCTTCAAGCTTAAATCCGGTAAGTTCTTGTTCTATCTTATGAGCGTCTGCTCCCGGATCTATAACAAGAGCCTTACCCTCCTCCTCATCGGCGAGGATGGAGCAATTCACAGAAAGAATACCTACAGGGATTACCTTGAGTATCATAGCCCTTTAGCTATAAGGTCATAAAGCATATTAGGGAAAATACCGAGAAGAAGCACAAGGGTAGCACATACACTTAACACAAAAGCTTCACCAGCTGAAAGTTGGACACTCTGCCATTTTTTGTCAGCCTTTTCCATAAACATGTAAACTATCACCTTAAGGTAATATCCAGTAGACACTATACTTGCTACTAAGAAAAGTATAGCCAAGGGCAAAAGTCCAAGCTTAGCAAGACCCATAAAGATTCCCAGCTTTCCTACAAAAAGAGCCATAGGTGGTATACCTATCATAGCAAAAAGGAAGATGGAGAAGAAAAAAGCCAACAAAGTATCGTATCTTCCAAGTCCTTTGTAATCCATAAAATGGTGGGTAAAGTTCTCTCTCTTTTCAAGAACTGCCAGAACTATGAAAGAACCTAAAGCGGCAAAGATGTATACAGATAGGTAAAAGAGTAAGGCTGAAGAGAGAATTTTGTCCGATGTTACTAAACCCAATAGGAAGTATCCGGCGTGAGCTATGGAAGAGTATGCCAGAAGTCTCTTCACAGACCTTTGAGCGTAAGCTACAAAGCTCGCATAAAACATTGAAAGTACAGACAGTAAAGCTACCAGAAGCATCCATTCTTTGATGTGAGAATAAAGGGTGGATATCTTAACGAGCAGGAAGTACACCGCGATCTTTGGTGCGGTGGATATATAAGCGGTTATAGGTGTGGGCGCACCTTCGTAGGCGTCAGGTGTCCAGAAGTGAAAAGGTACGGAAGAAACTTTCAAAGCCAAAGCCGACAGAATCAGGAACATGCTCAGTAAAAAGAGCGTGTTATCACCTTGATAGGGTTTCAAAAATAGGCTTCCCACAGCTCCATAATAAAAAGCGCTTCCGAAGGCTAACATAGCAGTTCCTACACTTCCTATCACCAAGTACTTGTAAGATGCCTCTTTTGAAAGATACTCTCTCCTGAAAGTTCCTATAAGTATGTACATGGTTACGGAAGCCAGCTCAAGAGATAAAAAGAGCAAGGTGAGATTCACAGAAGATATCAACATGGAAAGTCCCAAAGAGGATGTGAGGATAAGATAGGTCATCTCTCCGTAATCAGCTCTCTTCTTGAGAAAGTAGTCGTAAGAGGCAAATAAGCTGAGACTTGTAATAACATACAGCAAAGCCTTACCTATCAGAGTGTAAGTATCAACATAAAAAACGTCAAAAAAGGTTTTTGATGGCACACTCACAAAGAGAAGGGAAAATACAGCTAAAAGAGGAACAAGCCCTGCAAGAAAGGTTAAAAACTTGTAATACCTTCTGCTCAAGAAGAGTTCAAAGGAGAAGATCAGAATGATACCCACTGATAGTAGAATTTCAGGAAGCACCGCATTCCAATTCACAGCTATCCTCCCAACACGTATCTGGAAGTTTGCTCCACTATTTTTACAAAAGGAAGAGGATAAAGACCAAGCAAGAAAGCTGAAGCCAAAATGATAATGAAAGGTATCATGTGGTGTATTTCTACATCTTTAAGATGTCTCCACTTTTCAAGTCTCTGCTCTGAGATAGTCTCCTCCTCGTATATTACCCTCTTGTACATGTAGAGGAAATAGGCAGCGCTCAGTATCATGCCAGTTCCTGCGATAATAGCCCATATAGGATAATTCTTGAAAGTTCCTAAAAGGACGAGGAACTCGGCTACAAAGCCCGCAAGTCCTGGAAAGCCTATACCAGCAAGACCACTTATCATAAAGAGTACTGAGAGCTTGGGTAAATATCTTGCAAGTCCTCCAAGATCATCCATATGATAGCTGTGGATTCTGTCGTAAAGAAATCCTGCCGACATAAAGAGGGCGGCAGAGGATAGCCCGTGAGCTATCATCATGTAAATAGCACCGCTCAAGGCGTTTACATCTAAGGCGAATGTACCCAATGTGACTATACCCATGTGACTTATAGAAGAGTATGCTATTAACCTCTTTATGTGAGTTTGTGCTATAGCCATCATAGCTGTGTATATTATGGCTACAAGGCTCAGGAAGAATATAAGAGGTATATAGTACTTGCTCGCTTCTGAGAAAAGTGGCAAAGAGTAGCGTACAAATCCGTAAGTACCCATCTTGAGAAGGACAGCAGCAAGTATCACAGAACCAGCAGTAGGTGCTTCTACGTGAGCATCGGGAAGCCAAGTGTGAACTGGCCACATAGGTATCTTTACCGCAAAACCTATGCCAAAAAGTAGAAAAGCCAAAAGCTCAAGCCAAAAGGGATACTTCATGTTCTTGTGGAACATATAATCAAAGGAGAGTTGACCGGAAGTAATGTAAGCGTAAGCTACAATGGAAGCAATGCCTAAAAGTAAGAACATGCTTCCGAAAAAGGTGTATACGAAAAACTTATTGGCAGCGTAGACTTTTCTTTCGTGTCCCCAAAGACCTATTATAAAATACATGGGAATGAGCATACCTTCCCAAAATATATAAAAGAGGAAGAAATCAAGGGCGGAGAAAACACCTAAACAAGCAGTTTCAAGCATCAAAAAGAGGGCGTAATAGAGATTAGGTCTGTCTTCTATTTTCCATGACCACACGAAAGATGCAAAAAACATGATAGCGGTCATAAGAAGTAGGGAGATAGCCATACCGTCAATGCCTGTATGGTAAGAGATCCCAAGGGTTGGTATCCACATATACCTATTCTCATACTGGAAACCTGCCCTGTTCCAATCAAAACCTAAGAAAAGGGCAAGGATTATCAGAAGGACTATAGCAGATGATAGAATGGATATTGTCTTTGAAAACTTTTCGCGCCTAATTACAAGAACAAGTACCGCAGTGATGAGAGGTAGAAATATAGCCACATTTAACATACCTTACCTCCACGAAATTATTAAGAGAAGGATGATGGTAAAGCCTACGTATATGACGAAGTTGTAATAGTTTATCTTCCCATTTTGAAAGATTCTTAAAGAGTTTCCGATAAACTGTGCCATTTGATACGTTTTATTTACCGCACCATCTATGAATCTCCATTCCATTATGATGTATACTCCCCTTGAGAGGGAAAGGTAGCCAAAGGCGATGATTCTGTGATAGAGCTTCTCCGTATAAAACTGCTCCCTGAAGGTGTCCGCAATGGGTTTTAATGCTTTGTATGCCTTCGTGTGGTCTATTATCCCCTTCGC
The genomic region above belongs to Hydrogenobacter sp. and contains:
- a CDS encoding MBL fold metallo-hydrolase — its product is MILKVIPVGILSVNCSILADEEEGKALVIDPGADAHKIEQELTGFKLEAIVCTHGHIDHIGQVRTLKEKFGVPFYMHREDLFLINDPIWPGLEKQLGANLPCPEPDDFLEDGKELTLGKIKLRILHTPGHTPGLCCLYIDEYKTLIAGDLLFRGSVGRWDLPGGSLEDLRRSLFRIFNELSDDTLVVCGHYDETTIGHERVFNPYLRSLS
- a CDS encoding NADH-quinone oxidoreductase subunit N → MNWNAVLPEILLSVGIILIFSFELFLSRRYYKFLTFLAGLVPLLAVFSLLFVSVPSKTFFDVFYVDTYTLIGKALLYVITSLSLFASYDYFLKKRADYGEMTYLILTSSLGLSMLISSVNLTLLFLSLELASVTMYILIGTFRREYLSKEASYKYLVIGSVGTAMLAFGSAFYYGAVGSLFLKPYQGDNTLFLLSMFLILSALALKVSSVPFHFWTPDAYEGAPTPITAYISTAPKIAVYFLLVKISTLYSHIKEWMLLVALLSVLSMFYASFVAYAQRSVKRLLAYSSIAHAGYFLLGLVTSDKILSSALLFYLSVYIFAALGSFIVLAVLEKRENFTHHFMDYKGLGRYDTLLAFFFSIFLFAMIGIPPMALFVGKLGIFMGLAKLGLLPLAILFLVASIVSTGYYLKVIVYMFMEKADKKWQSVQLSAGEAFVLSVCATLVLLLGIFPNMLYDLIAKGL
- a CDS encoding NuoM family protein produces the protein MLNVAIFLPLITAVLVLVIRREKFSKTISILSSAIVLLIILALFLGFDWNRAGFQYENRYMWIPTLGISYHTGIDGMAISLLLMTAIMFFASFVWSWKIEDRPNLYYALFLMLETACLGVFSALDFFLFYIFWEGMLIPMYFIIGLWGHERKVYAANKFFVYTFFGSMFLLLGIASIVAYAYITSGQLSFDYMFHKNMKYPFWLELLAFLLFGIGFAVKIPMWPVHTWLPDAHVEAPTAGSVILAAVLLKMGTYGFVRYSLPLFSEASKYYIPLIFFLSLVAIIYTAMMAIAQTHIKRLIAYSSISHMGIVTLGTFALDVNALSGAIYMMIAHGLSSAALFMSAGFLYDRIHSYHMDDLGGLARYLPKLSVLFMISGLAGIGFPGLAGFVAEFLVLLGTFKNYPIWAIIAGTGMILSAAYFLYMYKRVIYEEETISEQRLEKWRHLKDVEIHHMIPFIIILASAFLLGLYPLPFVKIVEQTSRYVLGG
- a CDS encoding NADH-quinone oxidoreductase subunit L gives rise to the protein AKGIIDHTKAYKALKPIADTFREQFYTEKLYHRIIAFGYLSLSRGVYIIMEWRFIDGAVNKTYQMAQFIGNSLRIFQNGKINYYNFVIYVGFTIILLLIISWR